From the Nitrospinota bacterium genome, one window contains:
- a CDS encoding TraR/DksA family transcriptional regulator, giving the protein MKQNNFNEFKKVLKRKRAMLLDTDKHIDQDIKKEMDIRHGDDADLAESSYEQEMSFTLKTRGQDELRQIDEAIARIDNGEYGICAECGGDIPKKRLEVLPYSLYCVDCQDKVEKKVANE; this is encoded by the coding sequence ATGAAACAGAACAATTTCAACGAGTTTAAAAAAGTCCTGAAACGCAAGCGTGCCATGCTCCTTGACACGGACAAGCATATTGACCAGGACATTAAAAAGGAAATGGACATCCGTCATGGGGATGACGCGGATCTGGCCGAGTCCAGTTACGAGCAGGAGATGTCCTTCACTCTTAAGACGCGCGGTCAGGACGAACTTCGCCAGATAGACGAGGCCATAGCCAGAATAGACAACGGCGAATACGGCATCTGCGCCGAATGCGGCGGGGACATACCCAAGAAAAGGCTGGAGGTCCTGCCGTATTCCCTGTATTGCGTGGACTGCCAGGACAAAGTCGAGAAGAAAGTGGCGAACGAGTGA